From the genome of Nitrospirae bacterium YQR-1, one region includes:
- a CDS encoding insulinase family protein: MYKKGYLENGTPVVTEKVAGVRSVSIGIWVKVGARFERREKNGISHFIEHMFFKGTHNRTQEQIATEIDYLGGDLNAFTTRENTTYYVKVLKDHVNEAVDILTDIYLNSLFKEQDIHKEQEIISEEIKMVEDTPDDYIHDLFYTDIWGQSGLGLPVLGTQETVREITRNDITEHLNAHYGTADVVISCAGNIKHEAMVELFNSKRADVTVKNTSVVESSQGLEKKPFNASLNVYKKDFSEVHICMGIEGVKQNSKLRYPFLILNTIYGAGVSSRLFQEVREKRGLAYSIFSFLSSYSDTGVFGVYAATGKKKYVEVIETIIKEMDLLKNTLKEDELQRAKNQLKGNLLMSLESSSGRMQNIARQEIYYGKYYSPAQIIRGIENVKMKHVYEIIEGFIDNVPKAITVFGPADAGKLKGVA; this comes from the coding sequence ATGTACAAAAAAGGGTATCTTGAAAACGGAACTCCAGTAGTTACGGAAAAGGTGGCAGGGGTAAGGTCAGTTAGCATAGGGATATGGGTAAAGGTAGGGGCACGTTTTGAAAGACGGGAAAAAAACGGGATATCCCACTTTATTGAACACATGTTTTTTAAAGGAACGCATAACAGAACCCAGGAGCAAATCGCCACAGAGATAGACTATCTTGGAGGTGACCTAAACGCTTTTACTACAAGAGAAAACACCACTTATTACGTAAAAGTACTAAAAGACCATGTAAATGAAGCTGTGGATATCCTCACAGATATATATTTGAATTCTTTGTTTAAAGAGCAGGATATCCACAAGGAACAGGAGATTATTTCAGAGGAAATCAAAATGGTGGAGGATACCCCGGATGACTATATTCACGACCTGTTTTATACCGACATTTGGGGACAGAGCGGTCTTGGTCTTCCGGTTCTGGGCACACAGGAAACAGTACGTGAAATAACAAGAAACGATATTACCGAGCATTTAAACGCACACTACGGAACGGCTGATGTGGTGATTTCCTGTGCCGGCAATATTAAACACGAGGCGATGGTAGAGCTGTTTAACAGCAAAAGAGCTGATGTTACCGTAAAAAATACATCTGTTGTTGAAAGTAGTCAAGGATTGGAAAAAAAACCTTTTAACGCCTCATTAAATGTTTATAAGAAGGACTTTTCCGAGGTGCACATATGTATGGGCATTGAGGGAGTAAAGCAAAACAGTAAGCTCAGGTATCCGTTTCTTATTTTAAATACCATTTACGGGGCAGGGGTGAGTTCACGTTTGTTTCAGGAGGTGAGAGAAAAGCGGGGGCTGGCTTACTCCATATTTTCGTTTCTGTCTTCATACAGTGATACCGGAGTCTTTGGAGTATATGCGGCAACGGGTAAGAAAAAATATGTTGAGGTAATAGAGACGATAATAAAGGAAATGGATTTATTAAAAAACACCTTAAAGGAAGATGAGTTGCAAAGAGCAAAAAATCAGTTAAAGGGCAACCTTCTGATGAGCCTTGAGTCATCCTCGGGGCGTATGCAAAATATAGCGAGACAGGAAATCTACTACGGGAAGTACTACAGTCCGGCACAAATTATAAGAGGCATAGAGAACGTAAAAATGAAACACGTTTACGAAATAATAGAGGGGTTTATTGATAATGTGCCTAAGGCGATTACGGTTTTCGGCCCTGCTGATGCCGGTAAATTAAAGGGCGTGGCTTGA
- a CDS encoding cation diffusion facilitator family transporter — MRLENKIQSIRRVLIYTMVLNLTVSVFKIIYGMITHSVSIYSDGFHSVFDGLSNVVGLVGLSFAYTPPDTEHPYGHKKVEILLTVFIAVMMFFACFEIFKNVYKAFIDKPDLRITFESFIVMIITLGVNVFVSRYEKRMGVKLNSDFLIADAAHTRSDIFVTSGVLVALALSKMGLNYADPVVGAIVGVLVAWAGIGILRSTVSVLIDANQMDTELLCEIVCMIEGVTGCHKIRTRGSKGCVFVDLHIFVEPTLTVARGHEIAHQVVNTLKTKMGGIADVVVHVEPA; from the coding sequence ATGAGACTGGAAAATAAGATACAGTCAATACGCAGGGTATTGATATATACCATGGTGTTAAATCTGACTGTTTCCGTCTTTAAGATAATCTACGGTATGATTACCCATTCGGTCTCAATATATTCAGATGGTTTCCATTCTGTCTTTGACGGCCTCTCAAATGTGGTTGGTTTAGTGGGACTTAGTTTTGCCTACACTCCACCCGATACTGAGCACCCTTACGGCCACAAAAAAGTGGAAATTCTTCTTACTGTCTTTATTGCTGTAATGATGTTTTTTGCTTGTTTTGAGATTTTTAAGAATGTTTACAAAGCATTTATTGATAAGCCTGACCTGAGAATTACATTTGAAAGTTTTATTGTAATGATAATAACACTCGGCGTAAATGTATTTGTCAGCAGATACGAAAAAAGAATGGGCGTAAAACTTAACAGCGATTTTTTAATTGCCGATGCTGCCCATACAAGGAGTGATATTTTTGTTACCTCAGGGGTATTAGTTGCTCTTGCCTTATCTAAAATGGGATTAAATTATGCCGACCCTGTAGTGGGAGCTATTGTAGGGGTGCTGGTAGCCTGGGCGGGGATTGGAATCTTAAGGTCAACCGTAAGTGTGCTTATTGATGCCAATCAAATGGATACAGAACTCTTGTGTGAAATTGTCTGTATGATTGAGGGAGTTACCGGCTGCCACAAAATCCGGACACGCGGCAGCAAGGGTTGTGTTTTTGTTGATTTACACATATTTGTTGAACCCACGCTGACTGTGGCAAGAGGCCACGAAATCGCCCATCAGGTCGTTAATACCCTAAAGACAAAGATGGGTGGCATTGCTGATGTGGTTGTACATGTTGAACCTGCTTGA
- a CDS encoding LL-diaminopimelate aminotransferase, with product MKTAINVQMADRVKNLPPYLFERIDKLKREALGKGVDLIDLSIGDPDIPTPSHIVKALQKASENPAHHRYPSYEGMFSFRKAVAGWYNRRFQVNIKPENEALSLIGSKEGIGHIALAYVNPGDVVLCPSPGYPVYSIGTLFAGGFPYFMPLRAENDFKPDFSQIPEEIYKRTKLMFLNYPNNPTSAVASREFFADAIDIAYKYNIIICHDAAYSEIYYDGEKPLSFMEVDGSKDVGMEFHSLSKTYNMTGWRIGFAVGNKDILFGLGKIKTNLDSGVFQAIQEAAICALETEDSVLCNIRDTYQARRDALYDGLCSIGLTAYKPQSTFYLWTVVPEGFTSETFAEYLLNKAGVMATPGNGFGESAEGYIRFALTVPVERIKEAVQRIRKII from the coding sequence ATGAAAACAGCGATAAACGTGCAGATGGCAGACAGAGTAAAGAACCTACCACCGTACCTTTTTGAAAGGATAGATAAGTTAAAGAGGGAAGCCCTTGGAAAGGGGGTTGACTTGATAGACCTAAGCATAGGGGACCCTGATATTCCCACCCCTTCACATATTGTTAAGGCTCTTCAGAAGGCTTCTGAAAACCCTGCCCATCACCGTTATCCCTCATATGAGGGGATGTTTTCATTTCGCAAGGCGGTAGCCGGCTGGTACAACAGGCGGTTTCAGGTAAATATAAAGCCTGAAAACGAGGCTCTCTCGCTAATTGGCTCAAAAGAGGGCATAGGGCACATTGCCCTTGCCTATGTTAATCCCGGTGATGTGGTTCTGTGTCCATCTCCGGGGTATCCGGTGTATTCCATCGGGACACTTTTTGCAGGCGGTTTTCCTTATTTTATGCCGCTTAGGGCTGAAAATGATTTTAAACCGGATTTTTCCCAGATACCGGAGGAAATTTATAAACGAACAAAGCTTATGTTCTTAAATTATCCGAATAATCCGACAAGCGCCGTTGCCAGCCGTGAGTTCTTCGCCGATGCCATAGATATTGCGTATAAATACAACATTATTATATGCCACGATGCAGCATATAGTGAAATCTACTACGATGGAGAAAAACCTCTTAGTTTTATGGAGGTGGACGGCTCTAAAGACGTCGGCATGGAGTTTCACTCCCTCTCAAAGACATATAACATGACGGGCTGGAGGATAGGTTTTGCCGTTGGTAATAAGGACATTCTTTTTGGTCTTGGTAAAATTAAGACAAACCTCGATTCAGGTGTATTTCAGGCAATTCAAGAGGCTGCAATATGTGCGCTTGAGACGGAGGACTCAGTGCTGTGTAACATCAGAGACACATATCAGGCAAGACGCGACGCCCTTTATGACGGCCTATGCTCAATAGGGCTAACTGCATATAAACCGCAATCCACCTTCTACCTGTGGACTGTCGTACCGGAGGGCTTTACATCTGAGACATTCGCCGAGTATCTCCTTAATAAGGCCGGTGTGATGGCCACCCCTGGAAATGGCTTTGGTGAGAGTGCCGAGGGATACATTCGCTTTGCATTGACCGTGCCGGTGGAAAGAATAAAAGAGGCTGTGCAACGTATCAGGAAGATTATATGA
- a CDS encoding GspE/PulE family protein gives MAVIENTKIEELEKRLQFSERLKNVTNKINAVNNIDEIFIRLKDDIVALFDADRITIYAIDPARNELYSKHLIGTEIKRIRVSISASSLAGYAAYALESINVPDVYDTVELKSINPQLNFDNSWDQKSGYRTKQVLATPIRFENRLFGVIQLINKKTGVKFTEDDVNNVEEIARILGIAFRNQAKMLSTRFNYLITQSVITDEELKRAMLSARERKKDVESVLMEDLKVPKKEIGAALGQFYGCRFIEYSDKVIIPKELSRGLNLTYLKKNFWVPIAMEGNKLVVVVDSLNEMKASEIKSLLKAADFDFRIALRGDIVKFIESLERAEEDSRASTSDILKELDIKEEGDADKESGELDENAGAIVRLANQIIIEAYEKGVSDIHIEPSKIKKKVDIRYRVDGACMRHLEIPYSYLNALVSRLKIMSSLDISERRLPQDGKIKFTYKNKQIELRVATIPTVSGEGVVMRILAASEPLPLDALNLSQRNLKELSGIITKPYGLILVVGPTGSGKTTTLHSVLGKINSPETKIWTAEDPVEITQYGLNQVEVKPKIKFDFARAMRAFLRADPDIIMIGEMRDFETASTGIEASLTGHLVLSTLHTNSAPETITRLIDMGLDPFNFADAFLGVLAQRLVRTLCKSCKEPYNPSKEEFDMLAGTYGKELFPTLGFQHNDKLTLYKAKGCSDCNHTGYRGRTGIHELLIGTEAVRKLIQKKALMEHIREQAIKDGMRTLFQDGLEKVFKGFTDIIMVRRVCM, from the coding sequence ATGGCTGTTATAGAGAACACTAAAATAGAAGAGCTTGAAAAAAGGCTTCAGTTTAGTGAAAGACTCAAAAATGTTACAAATAAAATAAATGCCGTTAACAATATTGATGAAATATTTATACGGCTGAAAGACGACATCGTAGCCCTTTTTGACGCCGACAGAATCACCATATATGCGATAGACCCGGCCAGAAACGAGCTTTACTCCAAACACCTGATAGGGACGGAGATAAAAAGAATCAGGGTCTCCATTTCTGCATCAAGCCTTGCCGGCTATGCCGCCTATGCCCTTGAGTCAATCAATGTACCGGACGTCTATGATACAGTCGAATTAAAAAGCATTAATCCACAGTTGAATTTCGACAACAGTTGGGATCAAAAATCCGGCTATAGAACTAAACAAGTTTTGGCCACCCCGATAAGATTTGAAAACCGCCTATTTGGTGTTATCCAGTTAATCAACAAAAAAACCGGCGTGAAATTTACTGAAGATGACGTCAACAATGTTGAGGAGATAGCCAGGATATTAGGGATTGCCTTTAGAAACCAGGCAAAAATGCTGAGTACCAGGTTTAACTATCTTATAACCCAGAGCGTCATTACCGATGAGGAGCTAAAGAGGGCGATGCTTTCTGCCAGGGAGCGCAAAAAAGACGTGGAATCGGTTCTTATGGAAGACTTAAAGGTGCCTAAGAAAGAGATAGGAGCGGCTCTGGGGCAGTTTTACGGATGCCGCTTTATCGAGTATAGCGACAAAGTGATAATCCCTAAAGAGCTCTCACGAGGTCTTAATCTTACCTATCTGAAAAAGAACTTCTGGGTACCCATAGCAATGGAAGGCAATAAATTGGTAGTTGTGGTGGATAGCCTCAATGAGATGAAAGCAAGTGAGATAAAATCCCTGCTGAAGGCGGCTGACTTTGACTTTCGGATAGCCTTACGCGGAGATATCGTTAAGTTTATAGAATCGCTGGAGAGAGCGGAGGAGGATAGCCGTGCCTCTACCAGCGATATCCTTAAAGAGCTTGACATAAAAGAAGAAGGTGACGCCGACAAGGAAAGCGGAGAGCTGGATGAAAATGCAGGAGCAATTGTACGGCTGGCAAACCAGATAATCATTGAAGCCTATGAAAAAGGCGTCTCAGATATTCACATTGAGCCCAGCAAGATTAAAAAGAAGGTTGATATTCGTTACAGGGTTGACGGGGCATGCATGAGGCATCTGGAGATACCATACAGTTACCTTAACGCTCTGGTATCCAGACTGAAAATCATGTCAAGTCTGGATATTTCTGAAAGAAGGCTCCCACAGGACGGGAAAATAAAATTTACTTATAAAAACAAGCAAATAGAGCTTCGTGTGGCAACAATTCCTACGGTATCCGGTGAGGGTGTGGTTATGAGAATTCTTGCAGCCAGTGAGCCTCTCCCCCTTGACGCGCTTAATCTTTCCCAGAGAAACCTCAAAGAGCTCTCAGGGATAATAACCAAGCCATACGGCCTTATACTGGTTGTGGGCCCCACCGGTTCCGGTAAGACAACCACCCTGCACTCGGTTCTTGGTAAGATCAACAGCCCGGAAACCAAGATTTGGACTGCCGAGGACCCTGTGGAGATAACCCAGTACGGTTTAAATCAGGTGGAGGTTAAACCTAAAATAAAATTTGACTTTGCACGTGCTATGCGTGCCTTTTTGCGTGCAGACCCGGACATTATAATGATAGGTGAAATGAGGGATTTCGAGACGGCCTCAACAGGTATCGAGGCATCTCTTACAGGACACCTTGTCCTTAGCACACTGCATACAAACAGCGCCCCTGAGACCATCACAAGGCTCATTGATATGGGGCTTGATCCCTTTAACTTTGCAGATGCTTTCTTAGGGGTTTTGGCTCAGCGCCTCGTGCGTACACTGTGCAAGTCTTGCAAGGAGCCCTATAATCCCTCAAAAGAAGAGTTCGATATGCTTGCGGGGACCTACGGTAAAGAGCTCTTTCCCACCCTGGGCTTCCAGCACAATGATAAGTTAACACTTTATAAGGCAAAGGGCTGCTCCGACTGTAACCACACCGGCTACAGAGGACGTACCGGTATCCACGAGCTGCTTATAGGCACTGAGGCGGTCAGAAAACTCATCCAGAAAAAGGCTCTTATGGAGCACATCAGAGAACAGGCCATTAAAGACGGCATGAGAACCCTCTTTCAGGACGGCCTTGAAAAAGTATTTAAGGGTTTTACAGATATAATTATGGTGCGAAGAGTTTGTATGTAG
- the pnp gene encoding polyribonucleotide nucleotidyltransferase, whose amino-acid sequence MKSAEVEIRGKKLVLETGLLAKQSDGAVVAKYGNTIVLATAVADKRIVEGKDFFPLTMDYQEKAYAAGKIPGGFLKREGRPSEKEVLTSRLIDRPIRPLFKKGFNSETQGVVSLLSFGDENVADVLGITAISAAMAISDIPFEGPVASVRVGRIDGVLVINPSLKELEDLDMSLVVAGTKEAVTMVEGGALEVSEEVLIEAIDYAHQEIKKIVAAQEELCALAGKAKRDVAEVKTNDELIAAVKNSCLEKMKGMIAIPGKLVRQKALDNLLDETIKTLCAEDDTRKEREIASIFEELEKDLIRGMILKEGIRADGRDLDTVRGIECMVGFLPKVHGSALFVRGETQALVAVTLGTSSDEQRVDALEGDSYKSFMLHYNFPPFSVGEVKPLKSPGRREIGHGALAERSIKPVIPSSENFPYTIRVVSDILESNGSSSMASVCGATLALMDAGVPISNPVAGIAMGLIKEGDSVAVLTDILGLEDHLGDMDFKVAGTQYGITAFQMDVKIKGVTKEILVHALDKAKKGRLHILSKITEAIAVPRENLSPNAPRIHQMQIRADKIKDVIGSGGKVIKSIVEQTGAKIDINDDGIITIASCDEESLSRTKAIIQGIVEDAEVGRVYTGKVKKIMDFGAFVEILPGTDGLLHISQIAKERINKVTDVLKEGDEIMVKVIEVDRAGKIKLSRKEVLQDQQQ is encoded by the coding sequence TTGAAATCAGCAGAGGTGGAGATACGCGGAAAGAAGTTAGTGCTTGAGACCGGCCTTTTGGCCAAACAATCAGATGGGGCGGTGGTTGCCAAATACGGCAACACTATAGTGCTTGCCACGGCGGTAGCCGACAAAAGAATCGTTGAAGGTAAGGATTTTTTTCCTCTGACAATGGATTATCAGGAAAAGGCTTATGCGGCAGGCAAAATACCGGGAGGTTTTTTAAAAAGAGAGGGCAGGCCGTCTGAAAAAGAGGTTTTGACCTCACGGCTGATAGACAGACCGATAAGGCCTCTGTTTAAAAAGGGTTTTAATTCCGAGACTCAGGGAGTAGTTTCGCTGTTGTCATTTGGGGATGAAAATGTTGCAGATGTGTTGGGAATAACCGCAATATCTGCAGCGATGGCCATATCGGATATTCCTTTTGAGGGACCGGTGGCCTCCGTGCGGGTTGGCCGCATTGATGGTGTGCTTGTAATTAATCCGTCTTTGAAGGAGCTTGAGGATCTCGATATGAGTCTGGTTGTGGCAGGCACAAAAGAGGCGGTGACAATGGTTGAGGGTGGCGCTCTTGAGGTTTCCGAGGAGGTTCTCATAGAGGCTATTGACTATGCTCATCAGGAAATCAAAAAGATAGTGGCGGCCCAGGAGGAGCTTTGCGCACTGGCCGGTAAAGCTAAGCGCGATGTGGCTGAGGTCAAGACCAATGACGAGTTGATTGCCGCTGTTAAGAATTCGTGTCTTGAAAAAATGAAAGGGATGATAGCTATCCCAGGCAAACTCGTAAGACAGAAGGCCCTTGACAATCTTCTTGATGAGACTATAAAGACCCTGTGTGCGGAAGACGACACACGGAAAGAAAGGGAAATAGCAAGTATTTTTGAGGAACTCGAAAAGGACCTCATCAGGGGAATGATTTTAAAAGAGGGGATACGAGCTGACGGCAGGGATCTCGATACGGTAAGAGGCATAGAGTGCATGGTAGGGTTTTTGCCAAAAGTGCATGGTTCGGCTCTTTTTGTAAGAGGTGAGACACAAGCCCTTGTGGCCGTAACCTTGGGAACCTCCTCAGATGAGCAGAGAGTTGATGCCCTTGAGGGAGACTCTTATAAGTCCTTCATGCTCCACTACAACTTCCCTCCCTTTAGTGTTGGTGAGGTTAAACCATTAAAATCACCCGGCAGAAGGGAGATAGGACATGGGGCGTTGGCGGAGAGATCAATAAAACCTGTAATTCCATCATCAGAGAATTTTCCTTATACCATAAGGGTGGTATCTGACATACTTGAGTCAAACGGGTCATCCTCCATGGCTTCAGTTTGCGGTGCGACGCTTGCGCTTATGGATGCTGGAGTGCCGATTTCCAATCCGGTGGCGGGTATTGCCATGGGGCTTATAAAGGAAGGGGACAGCGTGGCAGTCCTTACGGATATCCTAGGCCTTGAGGACCACCTGGGCGATATGGATTTTAAGGTTGCCGGGACCCAGTACGGCATTACGGCCTTCCAGATGGATGTTAAAATAAAGGGTGTCACCAAAGAGATTTTAGTACATGCACTGGATAAGGCAAAAAAGGGAAGGCTGCACATCTTAAGTAAAATAACAGAGGCTATTGCTGTTCCAAGGGAAAATCTTTCGCCAAATGCTCCTCGTATTCACCAGATGCAGATACGGGCTGATAAGATAAAAGATGTAATCGGCTCAGGGGGCAAGGTAATTAAGAGCATCGTTGAGCAGACCGGGGCTAAGATAGATATTAACGACGACGGTATCATTACCATAGCCTCATGTGATGAGGAATCACTAAGCAGGACAAAGGCTATTATACAGGGCATAGTTGAGGATGCCGAGGTTGGCAGGGTATATACCGGTAAGGTTAAGAAAATCATGGACTTTGGTGCTTTTGTTGAGATATTGCCGGGCACAGACGGGCTTCTGCATATTTCTCAGATAGCAAAGGAACGGATTAATAAAGTCACGGATGTGTTAAAAGAAGGCGATGAGATTATGGTTAAAGTTATAGAGGTTGACAGAGCCGGAAAGATTAAACTTAGCCGGAAAGAGGTATTACAGGACCAGCAGCAATAG
- a CDS encoding mechanosensitive ion channel family protein — MHTEIKDSFKPRTSMSLVYYVVLVVLAMGTGIFVFVYKPPFDIKLVNAIVYAVLFYGVFKIAEYCFSKYYIEKSKVAVPTLIHNIVKGIILAIAMFAILKIQFGIDLTPIITTSAVFSMVIGLALQDTLTNLIAGVVLYIEKPFKLNDWIQIKDIDGKVVEINWRTTKLLTRSDNYLVIPNNNILKDTILSVGYPTPDQIMSLFVGVDYDTPPNKVKQVIESVCLNTDQVSSKPPPEIRLIKYGDSSIEYEIRVWINDYANKYRTASNIMTKLWYAFKRENIKIPFPIRDVYCHPVTDTDSSGDIQQRFNTVRRIEFFSIFPEDVQTEIASLLIQQHFGKGENIFDEGEEGDSFYIIRRGSVSVQVRGNEVAILKRGDFFGEFSLFTGGVRTARVTAKEDTLVLVLDKESFSNIIMENQSAVETISAIMTRREIENEKLALKLSEQVFSDEQLNAQFKNKKMKIFNKIRGFFKLS; from the coding sequence TTGCACACGGAAATAAAGGATTCATTCAAGCCGAGGACATCAATGTCGCTTGTTTATTATGTAGTGCTTGTCGTATTGGCCATGGGTACCGGTATTTTTGTGTTTGTCTATAAACCGCCGTTTGATATTAAATTGGTCAATGCCATTGTATATGCTGTACTGTTTTATGGTGTATTTAAAATAGCCGAATACTGTTTTAGCAAATATTACATCGAAAAGTCAAAAGTAGCTGTTCCTACGCTCATCCATAACATCGTTAAGGGGATAATCCTCGCAATAGCCATGTTTGCGATACTGAAGATACAGTTTGGCATTGACCTGACTCCGATTATAACAACCTCCGCAGTGTTTTCCATGGTCATAGGACTTGCCCTGCAAGACACTTTAACCAACCTCATCGCCGGAGTCGTACTGTACATAGAAAAACCTTTTAAGTTAAACGATTGGATACAGATAAAAGACATTGACGGCAAGGTTGTCGAGATAAACTGGCGCACCACTAAACTCCTTACTCGCTCTGACAACTACCTTGTCATTCCTAACAACAACATCTTAAAAGATACGATTCTCAGCGTAGGTTATCCGACACCGGACCAAATCATGAGCCTCTTCGTTGGCGTGGACTACGACACACCTCCAAACAAGGTAAAACAGGTTATTGAATCAGTCTGTTTAAATACAGACCAGGTATCAAGCAAACCTCCACCCGAGATACGCTTGATAAAATATGGCGATTCCTCCATCGAATACGAAATCAGGGTCTGGATTAACGACTACGCCAACAAATACCGCACAGCCAGCAACATTATGACTAAGCTCTGGTACGCCTTCAAAAGAGAAAACATCAAAATCCCGTTCCCGATTAGAGATGTTTACTGCCATCCCGTAACTGACACTGATTCCAGCGGAGATATCCAGCAAAGATTCAACACTGTTAGACGAATCGAATTCTTCTCCATCTTCCCCGAGGATGTACAAACAGAAATCGCTTCGCTGTTAATACAGCAACACTTTGGAAAAGGTGAAAATATTTTTGATGAGGGTGAGGAAGGTGACTCATTCTACATTATCCGCAGGGGCAGCGTTTCTGTACAGGTCCGTGGTAACGAGGTGGCTATTCTAAAAAGGGGGGACTTTTTCGGGGAGTTCTCACTCTTTACCGGTGGGGTAAGAACTGCCAGAGTAACGGCAAAAGAGGATACCCTTGTGCTGGTACTTGACAAGGAGAGTTTCTCCAATATTATAATGGAAAATCAGAGCGCTGTTGAAACCATAAGTGCCATCATGACACGCAGAGAAATAGAAAACGAAAAACTGGCCTTGAAATTAAGCGAACAGGTATTCTCAGATGAGCAACTCAACGCCCAGTTTAAAAATAAAAAGATGAAGATATTCAATAAAATCCGAGGTTTCTTCAAACTGTCTTAG
- the rpsO gene encoding 30S ribosomal protein S15, with product MAMITEFRVHEKDTGSPEVQIALLNDRMKYLSEHFRFHTKDHHSRRGLLKIVARRKKLLDYLKSKDIKRYKTLIERLGIRK from the coding sequence ATGGCAATGATAACGGAGTTCAGGGTTCATGAGAAAGATACAGGCTCTCCGGAGGTGCAGATAGCACTTCTGAATGACAGAATGAAGTATCTTTCCGAACACTTCAGATTCCACACTAAAGATCATCATTCACGCAGGGGTCTGTTAAAAATTGTGGCAAGAAGGAAAAAACTTCTTGACTACTTAAAATCAAAAGATATCAAGCGTTATAAGACATTGATAGAGCGTCTTGGTATCAGAAAGTAG
- the mnmA gene encoding tRNA 2-thiouridine(34) synthase MnmA — MSGGVDSSVSAYLLKKQGYDVHGVSFILWETRQRSGHAACCSLDSIRDASSVSAALGIEHREIDVRDVFMEKVIEPFISDYGRGLTPNPCVLCNKYIKFPILLEEAARLGLEYVSTGHYAKAEGGMLKAGEDEKKDQSYFLYVLPRERLKNIIFPIGDLTKEAVREIATQLDIVSAKRAESQDICFTEGGDYRKFIKDYHGLQGDLCGKIVDINGKTLGTHNGLYAYTLGQRRGIGVAGGVPLYVVDIDMVNNILVLGPQEYVMKREIHVSDINMLIKEDEGLEFPLRASVRFRSTMKAAGGVLSKTGGGDITVTFDEVQWGPAKGQSAVFYTGKRVIGGGVIV; from the coding sequence ATGAGCGGTGGGGTGGATTCCTCTGTTTCAGCGTATTTACTTAAAAAGCAGGGGTACGATGTGCACGGGGTGAGCTTTATCCTTTGGGAGACAAGGCAAAGGAGCGGTCATGCGGCATGTTGTTCACTGGATTCAATACGTGACGCCTCATCAGTGTCAGCCGCCCTGGGTATAGAGCACAGAGAAATTGACGTCAGAGATGTTTTTATGGAAAAGGTTATAGAGCCGTTTATTTCAGATTACGGCAGAGGGTTAACCCCAAACCCTTGTGTTTTATGCAATAAATATATAAAATTTCCTATATTGCTGGAGGAGGCCGCCCGGCTTGGGCTTGAATATGTCTCAACAGGGCATTACGCAAAAGCAGAGGGTGGTATGCTTAAAGCCGGTGAAGATGAAAAAAAGGATCAGTCGTATTTTCTGTATGTGCTGCCGCGTGAAAGACTAAAGAATATTATTTTCCCGATAGGTGACTTAACAAAGGAAGCGGTTCGGGAGATTGCCACGCAGTTGGATATTGTTTCGGCAAAGAGGGCGGAAAGTCAGGATATTTGCTTTACAGAGGGCGGTGACTACCGCAAGTTTATAAAAGACTACCACGGTCTGCAAGGTGATTTATGTGGTAAGATAGTTGATATAAACGGCAAAACTTTGGGAACGCATAATGGACTCTATGCGTATACGTTAGGGCAGAGAAGAGGTATTGGGGTGGCCGGAGGTGTACCCCTTTACGTGGTTGACATTGATATGGTTAACAACATACTGGTGCTAGGTCCACAAGAATATGTAATGAAAAGAGAAATACATGTTTCAGACATTAATATGCTGATAAAAGAAGATGAGGGATTGGAGTTTCCACTGAGGGCTTCCGTCAGGTTTCGCTCAACAATGAAAGCAGCCGGAGGGGTTTTATCTAAGACCGGCGGTGGAGATATAACTGTAACATTCGATGAGGTGCAATGGGGCCCTGCAAAGGGACAAAGTGCAGTCTTTTATACAGGAAAACGGGTTATCGGAGGCGGTGTTATTGTATGA